Below is a window of Streptomyces sp. NBC_01429 DNA.
GGCGACGGTGGCGGTGCCCAGCGCGATCCGCAGGATCGCGGCGACGACGAACGTCGAGACGATCAGGGGCAGTCCGGTGTCACGCAGTGTGTCCGCCAGCGCGTCGCCGATGCCACTGGTCACCAGCACGCTGCCGAACATGCCGCCGGCGCCGGTGATGAGGACGACCGGGGCGATCGGCTTGAGGGCGTTGTCGTACAGGTCCTCCAGGAAGTCCCTGCCGCGTCCGCGCCGGGTGCCGAGCACGTACGACGCCGTGAGCACGGTGATCAGCAGGGCCACCGGGGTGCTGCCCAGCACGCGCAGGACGTCGACCCACGCGAGGTCCTTCGCCAGGGATCCGGTGTCCACCGCCGTACGCAGGCCGGTGTTGAGGAAGATGAGTCCGAGCGGGAGCATCAGCAGGAGGAGCACCGTCGACGCCCTCGGCGGAGCGGGGTCGCCGTCGGATCCGCCGTCGCCGCCGGTGTCCTTCCGCGGTCCTCCGGCGAGGAGTTCGGGCACCGGCAGGACGATCCGGCCGCCGATCCAGATCCCGTACAGGTAGCCCGATATGTACCAGGTGGGTCCGGCGATGAGCACGCCCAGCAGCACCACGAGGCCGACGTCCGCGCCGAGGAAGACCGTGGCCGCCACCGCGCCCGGGTGCGGCGGCAGGAAGATGTGCATCGTCGACAGCGCCGCCGCCGCGGGCAGCGCGTAGCGCAGCACACCGCCGCCGAGGCGGCGGGCCACGGCGAAGACGATGGGCAGCATGACCATCAGCGCCGCGTCGAAGAAGATGGGGAATCCGAACAGCAGCGACGCCACCCCCAGTGCCAGGGGTGCCCGTTTCTCGCCGAACAGCCGGATCATGGTGTCGGACAGGGCCTGGGCGCCGCCGCTGATCTCGACGATCCGGGCGAACATCACGCCGAATCCGACCAGCAGGGCGACCTCGCCCAGGGTCCCGCCGAACCCGTCGATCAGGACGTCCACGATCTCGTCCGTGGGTACGCGGGCGGCGAACGCGGTCGCCAGGCTCACCAGCGGCAGCACGATCAGCGGGTGGATCTTCACTTTGATGATGAGGAACAGCAGGGCCAGGACCGCGACCCCCGCTATCAGCAGGAGCGGCAGGGTGCCCAGGGATGACTGCACTTCTTCGGTCTTCATGCTCGGTGGTGTCGCCTTCCCACGGAAGTCAGTGATTCGGGAAGGGGCGTTCGCTGAACGACCGGACCCGCACGCGCACCGACTCTGCCGAAGGGAGTGAGCCGGGTCACTCTTGCGCAGGTAGCGCTCTTATTGATCATTGTGTTCGCGACGGCGGAAGGCCCCGTCCCCCACCGTGGATTCCGGGGGCCGGGGCCTTCGTACGGTGCGCGGCGCGCGCCCGGTCAGGGGCGTCTCGTCGCGTCGGTGATCCGGTCGACGCGGTAGTAGCGCGCGACGCACTTCGCCGGCCACACCTTGCGGCCGTGGTCGGCGAACGGCTCACCCATCCCGCTGATCGGCAGTGGCGTGTACGGCAGGACGTGCGCGCCGAGCGCCGCCCGGGAACGCAGCCACCGGTCCTGGCTGTCCCACGCGAGGGCCCGCGCCCGCATGGTGTCCTCCAGGCGCGCGAGAGGAAGGGCGAGGGCCACGCACACCACGGCGCACACCGCGGCGCCGGTCGCCCGCATCACTCCCGTACGCCGCCGCCCGCGCTCGCGCAGCGCGCCGCCCAGGACGGCGCCGGCGCCGGCGAGCAGCGCGATGTACAGCAGGAGGTAGTCGTTCCAGGTCCGGCTGGCGCCCGCCACCCCCGCGCCGAAGACGGGGTACGCGATGAGCGTGCAGAGCCAGCCGGAGACCAGCAGGGCGAGGACGCCGGTCCCGGACAGCAGGGCCAGGTGCGGCGGCCGGGCCGGCGGGCGGCCGTCCGCCCCTCGGACGAGCAGGCCGAGCAGCAGGCCCGCCGCGACCACGCCCAGGTACTGCCAGGTGGTCAGCAGGGTGGCGAGGACGTGCGCGAAGGCCCGCAGTGATTCGGCCAGCGACTCCGGCGCGAGCATGGACACGCCCTGCGCTCCGTAGCGTTCGCGACGGATCCGCGAGCCGGGGGACGTGACGAGTACGAGCGTCCCGGCCGCGGTGCCGAGGATGCCCGCCACGCACCAGATCCGCGCGTAGGACCAGCGGCGCCCGGTGAGGATCCGGTGGCCGGCCGCGAGGGCGCACGCGAGCGTCACGAACACGACGACCGAGACCCCCTCGGACAGCGTGCCCATCACGGCTCCCGCGACGAACACCGTGGCCACGGCCGCGTTCCCGGCCGCGCGCGAGCGGGCCCGCAGCAGGGGAATCGCGGCGGCGCAGGCGAGCACGGGAGCGACGGTGTGCGAGACGGACGAGGCGGGCCAGTAGAACGTCTTGTACGTGTTGGGTGTCGCGAGGAGGAACACCGCGGTGACCACGGACGCCACGAGCAGCGGGACGCCGCGCGGCGCCGTCAGCCGGGCCCTGCCCAGCGCCGATACGCTCACGCCCCACAGCACGCCGAGCACGAGTACGGCGCTGATCAGCGCGTACCACTGGTGCCCGGCGACACCGAACTTCGCGTAGAGACCGGTCAGTACACCGTTGGCGATCCGGCCGTTGTCCGTGAGGTAGAACTTCCCCACCAGTCCGGAGACGCCGTCGTCCCGCACCACGGGCAGGAAGCACCAGTCGTCCGCGCCGGGGCGGACCCGGCGCCCGAACCACGCCGCGGCGCCCAGGAGGCCGAGCGGCAGGAGCGCGAGCGCCGCCGGCCAGGCCGCCGTCCCGTGTCCCGCGCGCCGCTCAGGCGGCATCGGATTCGTCCGCCGGCTGGACGGGACGGTCGGCGGCGAGCGCGCCGGAGGTGATGGCCCAGCGGGCGAGCAGGAAGGAGAAGGGGGTGACGAGGACTCCGGCGGCCACGGCGGCGAGGTTCTTGTCCATGCCGAGGGCGCTGACTCCGAGATAGAGGAGGCCGCCCGCGGCGACGAGGTTGAAGACGCTCGACAGCGGATAGCGCAGGAAGGCGTGCCAGGTCGGCCTGGTCCGGCAGGTGAGATAAGTGTTGAGGAAGAAGGATCCCACCACGCTCACCAGATAGCCCAGCACATGGGCGGCCAGATACGGCATCGACCTGTTCAGTGAGGCGTAGACCGCCAGATAGACGGCGGTGTTGACGAGTCCGATCGTCACGAAGTAGGCGAACTGCCGCAGGGTGCGGGTCCGCTCGGGCGTCCGGGCCCGCAGGAGGGTACGGCCGCGGGTACGGCCCGCTCCGAGCGGCCGCAGCCTCCCGAGGCGCGGTGTCGGCGTCCGGACCGGGAGCGCCGGACCGGACGCGTCCGTCTCCCGGACCACGTAGTGCGGGCGTTGTTTGGTCTCGTGGTAGATGCGCCCGACGTACTCGCCGATGACGCCGAGTGTGGCGAGCTGGATTCCGCTGAGCGCGACGACGGCGGTCAGCAGGGTCGCGTAGCCGGGCGCGGCGGCCCCGTTGAGCGCGACGTCCACGATGATCCACAGCGCGTAGCCGAGCGCCGACAGAAAGATCCAGAGGCCGGCGTGGATGGCCAGGCGCAGCGGGCGGCTGTTGAAGGAGAGCACTCCGTCGATGCCGTAGTTGAGCAGCCGTCTGCCGCCCCATTTCGAGGTCCCGGCCACCCGTTCACAGTTCTGGTAGGTGAAGCCGATCGTGTCGAAGCCGATCCAGGAGAAGATGCCCTTGGAGAAGCGGTTGCTCTCGGGCAGTGCGAGCACACTGTCCGCCGCGCGCCGGGACAGCAGCCGGAAGTCCCCTGATCCGTCCACGACTTCGACGTCCATGCAGTGCCGCACCACCCGGTAGTAGGTCCGGCTGAGAGCGGAGCGCACCGCGCCTTCGCCCGTGCGGTCCCGCCGGGCGATCACCTGGTCGTAGCCGTGCCGGTGCAGTTCGATCATGCGGGGAAGGAGTTCCGGCGGGTGCTGGAGGTCGGCGTCCATGAGGACCACAGCGCCTCCCCTGGACATCCGCAGTCCGGCGAGCATGGCCGCTTCCTTGCCGAAGTTCCGGCTGAAGGCGAGGTAGCGCACGCGGCGGTCCGTCGCGGCGAGCGCGCTGAGCAGTTCCCGGGTCCGGTCGCCGCTGCCGTCGTCCACGTAACAGATCTCGAAGGCCAGGCGGGTGGGTTCCATGGCCAGGAGCAGCGCGGCGTGGAAGGTCTCGATCACCTCCGCCTCGTTGAAACACGGCACGACGACTGACACCTGAAGGGCCGTCACTGTGCTCCCCTCTGCCCGCTTCTCCCCCGCGCGCCCATCATGGCGGCGTCCGGGCCGCGCTCCGGGCCGGCCGGACGCGACACAAGGATGAAAGGTCGACTTTTCATACATACGGAGGAACGCCGAAGCGGTGCCGCGACCGGGTACGGTGTTCACCGGACGCGGGGCACCGCGAAGCGCCCGGCGTCCGGTGAAATAGCGCACGGTACAACCGGAAAGGAGACGGCATGTCATCGAAGCGTCGCCGTAAGAAGAAGGCACGTCGTAAAAACGGCGCCAACCACGGCAGCCGCCCCCAGTCCTGAGCGACAGGATCAGCCGCACCACGCGGGGAGAACTCCCGTTCCCGGCCGGGACCGTGCCGGGACACGAGGAGTACCCCGCCGAGTGACCAGCGGCGACCGCGCCCCCTTCCCCTCCCGGGAAGGGGGCGCGGTCATGTCCGCCAATCTGGACCATACGGGCCACAAGGAACCAATCGCTGAATCTCCGCGCATGAAATGACTTTCCCGAGAATTCTTCGCGGATTTTCAACAGCGACTGGTAACTCTGTTGAATGTTTAGCAACGGAGGCTCTTGAACCGGCCAATGAAAATGCGTCAGAGTTCCGTTGCGGCGCCAGGGAAACCGGCGCCGCCAGACGGCGGCCACCCTGTGCGATCGGCTTGTCCGGGCCATCGCACTCCCCCCATGCACGGCCGCCCGCTCTGTGAACGGAAGGAATACCGTGCGAATATCGCGGAACATTCTGGCGGCCACCGCCGTCGGCGCCCTTCTCGCCGTCACCGCCGCCTCCGGCGCGCAGGCCGGCGAACAGCCCGCCGACCGCTACGACCCGGCGATGGTCAAGGCCCTGGCCACCAGTCTCGGAGTCAGCGAGCAGGCCGCCGCCACGCGGCTCGACCGCCAGGCAGCGCAGCAGGACAGACTCTCCGCGCTGGACAAGAAGGGCGTGTCCACGGACGGCGCCTTCTTCGACAAGGCGGGCTCGCTCGTCGTCAACGCGACCGGCGCCAAGGCCGAGCAGCGTATCGAGGACGCCGGTCTGACCCCGCGGGTGGCCGAGCACGGCAAGACCGCGCTCGACCGGATCAAGGCCGAGCTGGACACCAAGGCGCTCGACCAGGCTCCGGCCGGCGTCACCGCCTGGTCGGTGGATCTCGCCTCCGACACCGTCACGGTCGAGGTCAACAACGCCAAGAGCGCGGCGGCCAAGTCCTTCCTCAAGGCCGCCCGCGCCCACGGCGACGCCGTCCGCGTGGTCGAGGACCAGCAGAAGCTCAGCACCCAGGCCGTGGTCAGCCCGGGTGACGAGATGGCCTTCAACGGCTATGTCTGCTCGGTCGGTTACGGTGCCAGCGACTCCTCCGGCAAGCAGTACCTCGTCACGGCGGGCCACTGCATCGAGGACCTGCCCGTGCTGTCGTACAAGGGATCGCGCTTCGCCCAGGGAACCGACTCCCGCTTCGCCGTCGGCAGCCGCAGCGTCGACATGGGCATCGCGGCCGTCGACTCGGGCAGCTCCATCGCCACGCAGGTCGGGACGTACGGCAGCGCCGGCACCGTCGCCGTCCAGGGCAGCACGCGGGCCGCGGCCGGCGCCGACCTGTGCAAGTCGGGCCGTACGACCTTCTGGACCTGCGGCAAGGTCAGCTCGTACAACGTGACCGTCACCTACTCCGACGCCAACGGCGGCCCCGACACCGTCGTGACCGGGCTGGGCAGCTCCACGGTCTGCACCGAGGGCGGTGACAGCGGCGGCGCCTACATCTCGGGCAACCAGGCCCAGGGCATGACCTCGGGCGGCCCGTCAGCTCAGCGGTGCAGCGGCAGTGTGAACTCGCCCGGTTCCTCCTACTTCCAGCCGCTGGACGACGCCCTCTCGCACTACCAGCTCACGCTGAACACCAACTGATCCCCCTCCCCCCACCGGATGACGGGGGCCACTCATCGGATACGGTGAGTGGCCCCCGTCCTTCGATCGTCCCTCCTCGTCCGAGCCCGGCCGCGTCCGGCCGGTCCATGAGGGGAGGAGTACCCGTGCACCAGGAGAGCGGCCCGGACACCACCTTCGCCCTGGTCTTCCAGCAGGCCATCAAGAGCCGCGGCCTGTCCCTGGACCGTGTGCGCAACCGCCTCGCCGAGCAGGGCATACGGATCAGCCTGACCACCCTCAGCTACTGGCAGCGCGGACGCAGCGAGCCCGAACGGGCCGGATCACTGCGCGCCGTCGACGCGCTGGAGCAGATCCTCGCGCTGCCGACCGGCGCGCTCCGTTCGCTGATCGGCCCCTACCGGCCGCGCGGGCGCGTCGCGTCGCAGGCCCACGATCTGCGGACCTCGCACCGGGTGTTCGGGGAGAACTCGCTGGCCGAACAGATCCTCGGCGACGACTTCGGCTCGCTCAACGAGGACATCGGCACCCTGAGCATCCGCGAGACCGTCACCATCGACGAGAACCGGCGCCTGAGTTCCATCGCCATCCAGCAGGTGCTGCGCGCCACCCGCGAGGGCGCCGACCGGCTGACCGCCGTCCACACCTTCGACAGCGGGGCGCGCTCGGTGCGCATCACCGTGCGCTGCGGAATGCCGGGCCAGGTCCGCTTTCTGCCCGAGGTGAGCACCGCCGTGACCGAAATAGAGTTCGGCAGAAAGCTGGCGAAGAACGAGACGGCGGTCATCGACTACACCATCTCCGTCGATCCGGGAGACGGCTGCGACGACCATTACGAGCGCCGTACCCGTGTGCGGCTGCGTGAATATCTGCTGCACGTCTATTTCCACCCGGCGGCGCTGCCGGTGGTCGGTCACCGCTACTACCGCGAGCGCTCCGGCGCGGAGAAGAGCTACAACCACCGGGTCGTCCTCGACGCGTCGCACACCGTCCACGCGGCGGCGGGCAGATGCCCCGCCGGCATCCACGGCATCTCCTGGGAGTGGCCGCGGGCCGACGGGGGCTGACTCCGGCGGGTCCGTCAGCAGTTCTTGTAGTCGGCCCTCGGGTTGTTGTACGAGCAGGTGTCGGCCTTGGCACCGGACGCCTTGCGCAGCGTCGCGGTGTCCTTGTCGTTGTTCCACACGTAGGCGCCGCGGTTCTGGTAGCGGTTGGCCGCCGTGTTCTTGCCCTTGCCGGTGCGTACGGTCACCGTCTTGCCCTTGCCGAGGCTGTAGCTCCCGAAGGTGTACGTGTGCTTCGACGCGTCGGTGAGCGTCCAGCCCTTGAGGCTCACGGCCTTCGACGTGGTGTTCTTGATCTGCACCCACTCGGCGTTGAGGCTCGCGTTGGAGCGGTTGTCCGGCCCCGGGCTGTTGTAGTAGATCTTGTGCAGGTGCACCGAACCGGCGGCGGCCTGCGCCTGGGCGGGCAGCAGGACCGATCCGGCGAAGGCCGCCGCGACGGCGGCGGTGGCGAGTGTGCGGGTGTGACGCATGCGTGATCCCCACGTTCGGGCCGAGCACCCCCCAATGGCAGCTCGGCAGACGCACATAATAGGGATATCGCATGCCCCGGCGGACGCCCGTTA
It encodes the following:
- a CDS encoding GntP family permease translates to MKTEEVQSSLGTLPLLLIAGVAVLALLFLIIKVKIHPLIVLPLVSLATAFAARVPTDEIVDVLIDGFGGTLGEVALLVGFGVMFARIVEISGGAQALSDTMIRLFGEKRAPLALGVASLLFGFPIFFDAALMVMLPIVFAVARRLGGGVLRYALPAAAALSTMHIFLPPHPGAVAATVFLGADVGLVVLLGVLIAGPTWYISGYLYGIWIGGRIVLPVPELLAGGPRKDTGGDGGSDGDPAPPRASTVLLLLMLPLGLIFLNTGLRTAVDTGSLAKDLAWVDVLRVLGSTPVALLITVLTASYVLGTRRGRGRDFLEDLYDNALKPIAPVVLITGAGGMFGSVLVTSGIGDALADTLRDTGLPLIVSTFVVAAILRIALGTATVAITTSAGLLSASVLAAGLNPVQTAAMVLALAGGSAVVPHVNDASFWLFGKLLGMDIPTTFRTWTVIKTLIGVIGFLFAWIIFALAS
- a CDS encoding DUF6056 family protein — encoded protein: MPPERRAGHGTAAWPAALALLPLGLLGAAAWFGRRVRPGADDWCFLPVVRDDGVSGLVGKFYLTDNGRIANGVLTGLYAKFGVAGHQWYALISAVLVLGVLWGVSVSALGRARLTAPRGVPLLVASVVTAVFLLATPNTYKTFYWPASSVSHTVAPVLACAAAIPLLRARSRAAGNAAVATVFVAGAVMGTLSEGVSVVVFVTLACALAAGHRILTGRRWSYARIWCVAGILGTAAGTLVLVTSPGSRIRRERYGAQGVSMLAPESLAESLRAFAHVLATLLTTWQYLGVVAAGLLLGLLVRGADGRPPARPPHLALLSGTGVLALLVSGWLCTLIAYPVFGAGVAGASRTWNDYLLLYIALLAGAGAVLGGALRERGRRRTGVMRATGAAVCAVVCVALALPLARLEDTMRARALAWDSQDRWLRSRAALGAHVLPYTPLPISGMGEPFADHGRKVWPAKCVARYYRVDRITDATRRP
- a CDS encoding glycosyltransferase, giving the protein MTALQVSVVVPCFNEAEVIETFHAALLLAMEPTRLAFEICYVDDGSGDRTRELLSALAATDRRVRYLAFSRNFGKEAAMLAGLRMSRGGAVVLMDADLQHPPELLPRMIELHRHGYDQVIARRDRTGEGAVRSALSRTYYRVVRHCMDVEVVDGSGDFRLLSRRAADSVLALPESNRFSKGIFSWIGFDTIGFTYQNCERVAGTSKWGGRRLLNYGIDGVLSFNSRPLRLAIHAGLWIFLSALGYALWIIVDVALNGAAAPGYATLLTAVVALSGIQLATLGVIGEYVGRIYHETKQRPHYVVRETDASGPALPVRTPTPRLGRLRPLGAGRTRGRTLLRARTPERTRTLRQFAYFVTIGLVNTAVYLAVYASLNRSMPYLAAHVLGYLVSVVGSFFLNTYLTCRTRPTWHAFLRYPLSSVFNLVAAGGLLYLGVSALGMDKNLAAVAAGVLVTPFSFLLARWAITSGALAADRPVQPADESDAA
- a CDS encoding 50S ribosomal protein bL37 — encoded protein: MSSKRRRKKKARRKNGANHGSRPQS
- a CDS encoding S1 family peptidase; amino-acid sequence: MRISRNILAATAVGALLAVTAASGAQAGEQPADRYDPAMVKALATSLGVSEQAAATRLDRQAAQQDRLSALDKKGVSTDGAFFDKAGSLVVNATGAKAEQRIEDAGLTPRVAEHGKTALDRIKAELDTKALDQAPAGVTAWSVDLASDTVTVEVNNAKSAAAKSFLKAARAHGDAVRVVEDQQKLSTQAVVSPGDEMAFNGYVCSVGYGASDSSGKQYLVTAGHCIEDLPVLSYKGSRFAQGTDSRFAVGSRSVDMGIAAVDSGSSIATQVGTYGSAGTVAVQGSTRAAAGADLCKSGRTTFWTCGKVSSYNVTVTYSDANGGPDTVVTGLGSSTVCTEGGDSGGAYISGNQAQGMTSGGPSAQRCSGSVNSPGSSYFQPLDDALSHYQLTLNTN
- a CDS encoding XRE family transcriptional regulator → MHQESGPDTTFALVFQQAIKSRGLSLDRVRNRLAEQGIRISLTTLSYWQRGRSEPERAGSLRAVDALEQILALPTGALRSLIGPYRPRGRVASQAHDLRTSHRVFGENSLAEQILGDDFGSLNEDIGTLSIRETVTIDENRRLSSIAIQQVLRATREGADRLTAVHTFDSGARSVRITVRCGMPGQVRFLPEVSTAVTEIEFGRKLAKNETAVIDYTISVDPGDGCDDHYERRTRVRLREYLLHVYFHPAALPVVGHRYYRERSGAEKSYNHRVVLDASHTVHAAAGRCPAGIHGISWEWPRADGG
- a CDS encoding lamin tail domain-containing protein; translation: MRHTRTLATAAVAAAFAGSVLLPAQAQAAAGSVHLHKIYYNSPGPDNRSNASLNAEWVQIKNTTSKAVSLKGWTLTDASKHTYTFGSYSLGKGKTVTVRTGKGKNTAANRYQNRGAYVWNNDKDTATLRKASGAKADTCSYNNPRADYKNC